The following proteins are co-located in the Oryzias melastigma strain HK-1 linkage group LG8, ASM292280v2, whole genome shotgun sequence genome:
- the med9 gene encoding mediator of RNA polymerase II transcription subunit 9, with product MAVAQAKLEKETEDCSLLPLVHDIIKCMDKDSPDVNQELTKLKTKIQEAREQISNMSGIDCSPVEQQQQLATLREQVRTKNQLLQKYKGLCMFDVPKAS from the exons ATGGCGGTAGCTCAAGCAAAGCTCGAGAAGGAGACCGAAGACTGCTCTTTACTGCCTTTAGTTCACGATATTATCAAATG caTGGATAAGGACAGTCCGGATGTCAACCAGGAGCTgacaaaactcaaaacaaagATCCAAGAAGCCCGGGAACAGATCTCCAACATGTCTGGGATAGACTGCAGTCCcgtggagcagcagcagcagctggccACGCTGCGGGAGCAGGTCCGCACCAAGAACCAGCTGCTGCAGAAATACAAGGGACTCTGCATGTTTGATGTACCCAAGGCGTCGTGA
- the LOC112145890 gene encoding dexamethasone-induced Ras-related protein 1 codes for MIKKMSPSESDFDIPAKNCHRMVILGSTKVGKTAIISRFLNERFDDQYTPTIEDFHRKFYSIRGDVYQLDILDTSGNHPFPAMRRLSILTGDVFILVFSLDNRDSFQEVQRLKRQIHETKSCLRNKTKENVDVPLVICGNKCDRDFYREVQDEEIEQLVGGDEQCAYFEISAKKNTNVDQMFQTLFTMAKLPNEMSPDRHCKVSLQYCDVLHRKSFRSKKCKDGNAYGIVAPFARRPSVHSDLMYIKEKAIGGGHAKEKGCVIC; via the exons ATGATTAAAAAGATGTCGCCGTCGGAGAGTGACTTTGACATTCCGGCTAAGAATTGTCACAGGATGGTGATTCTGGGCTCCACTAAAGTTGGGAAGACAGCCATCATCTCTCGGTTTCTGAATGAGAGATTTGATGACCAGTACACACCCACTATTGAAGATTTCCACCGGAAATTTTACAGCATCAGAGGGGACGTTTACCAGCTTGACATCTTGGACACATCTGGAAACCATCCCTTCCCTGCCATGAGGAGGCTTTCAATTCTTACTG gtgATGTTTTCATCTTAGTGTTCAGCCTGGACAACAGAGACTCTTTTCAAGAGGTGCAGCGCCTGAAGCGCCAAATCCACGAGACCAAGTCCTGTCTGCGCAACAAAACTAAGGAGAACGTGGACGTCCCGCTGGTCATCTGCGGCAACAAGTGCGACAGAGACTTTTACCGGGAGGTGCAGGACGAGGAGATCGAGCAGCTGGTTGGTGGAGATGAACAGTGCGCATACTTTGAAATCTCTGCAAAGAAGAACACAAACGTCGACCAGATGTTTCAGACTCTCTTTACCATGGCCAAGCTGCCAAACGAGATGAGTCCTGACCGCCACTGCAAAGTTTCCCTGCAGTACTGTGACGTCCTCCACAGAAAGTCCTTCAGAAGCAAGAAGTGCAAAGACGGGAACGCATATGGGATTGTGGCACCGTTTGCGCGCAGACCAAGCGTGCACAGTGACTTGATGTACATCAAGGAGAAAGCCATCGGAGGCGGCCACGCCAAAGAAAAGGGCTGCGTAATTTGCTGA